tctgtaCCATAAAAACCCGGGTGTGCACTGCACGCGGGCCATAAGCCTCATACTATATTGCAGGGtttcagaaaaatgtatataatacgatcATACAGAATCTCTGGATTTTGGTTTGCACACAGGCCTCAAGTTGCGGCACTGTAATaatctactaaataataaaatgtaaggaTTAGAAAGTAAATCATTGATACTTatctaagtaaatataatatattatagtcattggTCGTAGTAATAGGTTCAGGCGTCAGGCGTACATCCGTAGTAgagttgaaatttttttataggtgcATATCGCTCATATAGACGTGTTTTCGAGACGATCATCCCAAATAACATTGTAGTAATATTgtgcaatatacataatattataatatatattgtgtatatattatatacgtagtatttttgtgtatttttatttcagcgCCATTGTTTGTGTGTATCTAAGTATctgtttattcaaaatattattatagtatattttcaaaagtctTCCAGTTAAGCACGCCATGCGTTATCTTCGTCTTACTAATGTctaatatacacaattttatgaTAAGGAGAAGCCATTTTATTCTGATTTTTGAGTAagatagataatttaatacaagattccaCGTAATTTGTTCATAATccaattaaaagaaattatttattatattatacataaataaacataattttttttatttgcgtttaaagttcaaagttttacaaaatttaatcaaaatcgcaaacatttaaaaatttattagaattttaaacagAGAGCTTAAATAAAGTCTAATTTTGAGAGACCCTTATGATTTTATCCCCTCGGTGtatcatatttcatatacaATGTCTTATTGtagctatataaatatcaatcaaaatgtattcatataatGGAAATTGTTTGAAGAAATTGTTTAGgataatttatcatagaaaataataattgttttctttttaattatatatttttttagatttattaatatttaatctatactaCTGAGTAAtgaggaaaattaaaatacctattggctattaccTATGTTTTAGGTTTTCTTTTGCATTTTGtcgaagtattaaatatttactaaagcATTTACCTGCATTCATTAAGGTATGTTTATATGAGTATTAATAAGCTATTACTGAATAATAGGTACgtgtttaaaaactgaaagttaatacttttaaacttGTGTATTAAACCAAGAAGAGGGTAGTATTGACTTCTGACTACTATAGTAGGGgctaaatttaatacttttatgtttttatatgaattccattataagtactatataagtactatttttttacgaataatacattttatagtaaattaaattatgagagtacaaataatcataacatttatattgtagCTTTACATTACCAAACACTTTGGAAATAAAGGTAATCACATATTCACATAGTTAGGCGTATTATCCACAAGtagataattttgtaatttaaaaagtacaaaGAGGAATATGTTGATATTTATAGTATGGCATATTGACATGCATCAAGAGATAGTCGAATGTATATCTAGcggaaacatattattataccatcaaTAGGCTATACAAATCGAAACTGATGTCgaggaaataaatattttttttaatgatcactgttgtatagtttaattaatacctacctatcataattaaataattttttttgtaagtttgtatgatattaaatatggaatcacttaataattaattataatatgatgtagttttataataatagtataagtatcaatacaaaaaatatatagaacaatttaattgtttcagcgtaaaatttttattttattctgttataGATAGTGTTAAACAAGTATTGATTATTGAACATTAATATGCTATTGGTTACATGATTTGATATGTAGCCATATAGGTCggtataatctaaatattttgtattcattagttatttaataattcaatatagaaaaaataatagtgggTAAAGTTTATTTGTATCTGTACCAGTTTTATTATGCTAAACATATTTGTGATACGTAAATACTTGTATAACTACGAGTTTTATACGATTAATGTacgtagaaaatatttttatctatacctAGTTCTacctacaataaataaacgtaatgaataatgaatatgtatatctatactggttttatatatcatatacgtgATACTTTATTTTCAGCTATGGAGCTATGCATAAGGTTATACAACcaacaaatgtatattatacatttaataatataaatgttaaaataataatgaatagaatatttgtgaaaattaaaagtatatatttttttacccaaatatattatactataattcaaCTATTCTTAAACTACATACTATGTACGTTTACGTTTAGTttgaagtatatatatacatatattatagttctatATTCGTTTGCTGGTCAAATATCCtatcatagttattatttaaaaataaaacactgcCACACTGCCCACACTAGAGTAATTATTGTACACGTAGGTTTATTAAAGGCCTAAAACGTCAggtaatcaaaattcaaaagtgTGGTAACTTggtgaataatgaatatacataacaagaccactagattgacccaagtaaaaataaaaatgctatatacaaattaaattattttctctatGTAGTtagatgatttaataaattatttaattattaaatattctcgatattatacaaccattattgttagtaattatacattattgtactactttaattagtatttacagtttaaaattattctcaaaatgttattaaaatcgcATATTGCATACCCCTTAATATAGTGGGTGAGTGGTGTTCTGTAAGCTCGTTCGTATTTGTATTAACTGATCTGATTTGTATTGTATGCAGatttgtaggtacctatcaaATTCGTTTAATTCTTGACActtcaaaatgttaataaatcaacaacaataatatactttttttctttatttatttaataattaatttgttcggAATGTTAGGAATCGTTGTGCAAAAATTCAGAAAAATCGGTTCAATAGGTAGTTTTTTCCGGTTAGTACTTTTGAACTAAAAATCGCTTAATAGTGtacttcatataataattaatagtacatcagtacctataaataaattattatttcgatttgGGAGGTTCCTAGTTAaatcatttgaattttattgtttcacaTAACACATATGATAAAGAACAAGCTACTgttttacaaaacaaatgaAGAATTTATTATGTGTTCTAACATTCCCAACATTggatacaaataacaataaattacaaataataataaatagatactgTTAATatctgtgtatttatatattaaaaacatagtttCATAACTAGGgaacattatttaaagttaaattaatttaatgatatttcaacaaaaagttattacatctcgaaaattaatttataaaattagagaAAAGCATAGGCGTGTGCATGGGTTGTACAAGATGTGCAGCTGTACACCCTACAACATTTtttgcttattttaaattttttatgaaaaattgtttaattatttaaaactgattaTTGAgagtttgtataatttattctgtatCATATgtaaacatacattattatatataatacacaaataattatacttcgtTCATTGAGATAACgcaatacctaataattataataatatatctaatatatattgtagtattatttagtattttgtatttatgttcATCACCGTGTCAAAGATTTAACTACgaattctgtaaaataatgtgttatcGGTTTGCTTTGGTGGTGCTTCTACAATGTCTGGTCATGTAGCATCTTCAGTGAAAgaactttttcaaaaatggcGAAAATTACGCAGTACAATGGCTTAAGAAAGGTTAGATGCCTTACTGgcaatatttattgaacaaGAAATTGCAAACTCTTTAGATTTGGAGGAAATTATTGATGAGTTTAAAACACTGATGCTAATACAGAGAAGATCaccattataaatgtaaatgctATTGTATGTTAAGTAAAATTAgttgtatatgtaataatatgtaccttatacgtaaattaataattgttttaatttatacaatagctaataataatattaaatgttctttattttcattatcaataaaacagcgtctaaacaatttaaatttattataaactaattattattttaatatagagaCAATATTTATCTTACTGAATTGTATTAGGTCTAGTAATCCCTACCATAATAATTCTACATAAATTCTGTGAAAAATTCCTGTGCACGCCTACGGAGAaaagaaaatagtaaaaataaacattgataaTTGGTGTCAGTGTTATAGAATGAAAATAGACaatatttgatgttttattatacggatattaataaagtaaataatttaataatatataataatttaaatatttgaaactaaAATTACCTGCCTAAGTGTTGTCAATACACAACTTCTTCGTTAAGCAAACATGTTAATtttgcaattttataaatcatttaatagttCAGATGTTATCTCTTTAGCTTATTgtaccaaatatattatatataaatttaagaattttttaaaacgaatacTCAGGTGATATACCACAAATagcaataaaacaattgttatatttatccaCTGTGTTTTCTGACAGCAAAGATAAGATATTCATGAAAAAAGACATCCTTTGACGGAGGCAATATAATATGGCATTATGGCCCTTAAGCATAGAGCACGCTTGGCAATATCTGATGGTGATTTAtagtatgatttaatatttaatttttaaaaattatattttaatactatttacaatttttgtctTGTGTTTTTCGATGTCAACTATTTAAGtgacatattaaatgtaaaaaacaataagcCACACTAACATTATGTCATTATACttgtaaagttataaattattgtaagctactaataataaataacaacagtaaaatacaaacttttatacaatcaaaataattattatattatttagataaatcagtacaaaaaatatatatatattgtaattacttaaaactaagaagtcattaaaatattcaataagtttatttaaattacatataatttcaaGAAGGTGGAATTGAATTTGAGGGCGGTGTTAAAGGTAAAGATGTGGTTGAATGTGATGGTGGTGTTAATGGTAATGTGACAGTTGAATTTAAAGGAGGAGTTAATGGTAAGACAATTATTGATTGTGAAGGTGGTGTTAATGGTAAAAGTGCATTTGAACAGGTAGGAGGAGTTAATGGTAAAACTATAGCTGGTTGTGATGGTGGTGTTAATGGTAATGATATGACTGCAGGTGCAGATGTAGTTGAAACAGGATTAGAATACATTCTTTTCGTTGATCGGGAAGTTGTACTGGATTTTCTTATTTCTTTGCTTTTCTCATGATGTAttctattatacttaaattcaaCCAGATTTAATGGTGGTCTAAAATTTCTAATTCTACCGCCAAATCTAAGTTGACCTGATTGTTTTTCACCTCCAAAACCTCCACCTaaacgtaaattatattaattacttttattaaaaaatttaaacatatatatatatattaaaatacctaatctTCGAGGTTTCCATCCAGGTAGTACCCGTCCACATTCAAAGTCTACAAATATCTCAGaattctttaatattagtgattTACAACGTAAATAAGTATTCAATGCCATTTTATATGTTTCGTACTCTATAAAAGCATATCGTTTACTCAAACCcgttataatatctttaaccAATCTTAAAGCTATCATTTTACCATACCGACAAAATtcctaaaacaaaattaacaacaattatttaatttataatacatttccaACTAAAAAGTATGATTTTATCATCACAGTGaaatcaaacaatttattaatttatataagtgtatacatatttaaggcTCCTTCttcatgagaaaaaaaataattatcattattatgtaataaaccaGTGTGTACGtctattatcaataaaactattgattaaaattaaaaagttatacaaaatgtccacataatatgtattgaaagaaggaaattatacattattttatacatttcaataaaaatgccTAATCAATTTGGATTCAGTAAATctatcattttttgttttacataaaataatataaaataaaatataattttagaataataaatattatcttacatTTTCTAAATCTTTTTCCGTTGTATCTAAACTTAATCTGCCAACAAATATGGTATGTAAAGGATTTCCTTTTGCTTTGTaagatgttttataatttgaatttatggcTCTAATAATTCCATTATCATGTGGTTCAATATCAGTACCATCTATACTGCCAACTTTTATTGAATCGTAAACTACTGTTTGTGGATACCAGCATTTCACTTCTGGTATTTCTTCTTCACGTCCTTTATAACAAAATGTCATTTTCTCATATAAGTAGATATGGATTTTTagctattgtttaaaatactgtaaaaataaaaaaattaaaattaattttatttgaacaaaattcAATGTCATTCCAACATATTTATCTTTCAGATGCTAaaccataaacataatacataaagatggatattaaagttaatagtaaacaaatataagacatgtttatctaaattttattgataatcgaGTAATGTAAACGTGGTTCACTTCTATTAGCTAGAACATACCTAGGATGTAGAATGTACTAAGCAGTAAAGTATTACCTAAcctgttatattttagttttgacaagtcccaaataattattaaatttaaatattttattttatcaagatAAATTGAATAGTATTGAAATTAACATATGACagtaatatagttattgtCATAAGTACTtgtgtacatttaatttatgtacctataaagtaaaaataaaaacggcaAGTGTACACTATTCAGATGTTGTACCATGAATATGATGAAAGGTACACAAACCAGACATTTTTCGATATGTGaatgtaaatatagtattCCAAAGATcgaagaatgaaaaaaatattcttacaaCCAAACGTTTGAACTAATGTTGTGCCGAATTAACGAATTAGGTGTTACGTAATAGTAGTGCGCACACGGCATTAGAATGGTACTtacctgtgtgtgtgtgtgtacttcGTCGGACAACTAAACTCGGTGTTTTTAAGAGATCGACAACGAAATTATTATGACGTCTGTGAATTAAagtcaaatattaattgatgaatatttgtaaaatcgtTTATGCCGCGTCATTCATtcgtaatcaatttttatgattagtaATAATCATACAAACGAACATCTCGCTTATCTCAAGTTCGTGCCTTCGTCTAATCAAATACTATTGGTACGAAAACTGCTCTGTTGATAACACGCTGCTGGCGCcgtttacacatttttttgcgcctacattttcaaaaaataaataaaaataattgcttcattttgtttttactgaaattttaataaacattatagttGTTATCAATTTAGTTCTTGGtgttttaaattgcattttctATTGTCATCTAACAAAGTAGTAGAAAAAAACTACCAGTGTAACTATTGTCtatgtttttcataatttttaattatttatttttactctatctatgtgtacatattttattagttgctGGTGATCTTTGCCAGATCTCCGTCAAATGGCCGGTTGGATTTCAACCACTACCACATGAATTAGTTGTGACCACCCTGGAGGCAGACATCTCAGATGAAcaataacactttttttttaaaatgatactgGCAATgtgtttttgtgtatttatctttttaatagaaaatatccaTGATAGACATGTggttttgtaataatagtaaaatgtatattatgtttgttttgaTGAAAGAGTCATAATTTTGGTTTATTGCGTATgcattttgtatatatgtgtagtttcttatttatataattcttaatttaaaaaaaaattacattaattgtcagcttacaaaaatttacaatatataactgtaagaaattaaaaaaagcaaCTCTTTCaaagttcttaaaaaaaataatgatactgGTTACTACAAGAACAAAATATAGACAACAGACTCATAATTCCTTGGCCAACAATAgttgtaacatttttaaactttaattcaaaatatcattttatttttttttattaatatcttggaaaaatatttatttattttttttggttattaaactattttattgtatgtaatgACCCCGTGTAACTGTGTTAGACGTATCATgttgtatagtttatacaaacACTTAACGCATTCAGTTTCAACGAGTTCTGCATCTTGTGAAAGAACATTCTCAGCAATGCGTCGaataaacatttacataaGGTCAACACCATGTtaataaatcgattttcaaaGTTATCTATCATAGCAATTAAAAGAGATATgtcaaatgtttttaacaaagaagacattttaaataaatttgccaATACTGAGCCGAGGCTTAagctgtaaattgtaatagttatgtataaaaatcctTTAACTATCATAGtttcacttatattttaagaaaatttaacttatctaaaatattaacactatgtttattatttgttttataataatataataatactaaaataataaaatatctatttacatttattttattatcaattaatgtaAGGTGTTTGGGGGGTGTGGGGGCAAAGCCCCCCcacttaatttacttattatgaaaattctaGGGCTGAAGAACCCCTAACGTTAAGGTCTAGTTACGCCTATACAAGCAGTATAACGATTTGAATCCACAAAAACGTCAGCGTGAACAGTCccaaaatttcttttttcaaaatttaaattttctccaAAATTAGTATAGCTAAAAGTTGGTTAATAGTTCATTAAAAAGtgattattaagtaaatacaaaatgtgagattaaaaatgttcaaaaaaaatagttattttttgctagattttcatttagcATGGTAGATTACCGAAACTGGAGAATGGGTTTTGTTATTTGGGGTCTTGTTAAATTCACATTGGCATTTGGCTAGGAGAAGTGctgtgaagattttcagaactttatcttcaatcgttaactcactacaaagctataaagctgaaaaatataaaaaacgcccaaaaaaatgtgtttttattttttttttgaagttcTGTAatgatttaactttaaaagataaagttctgaaaatcttcactgCACTTCTCCTAGCCAATGTGAATTTAACAAGACCCTTAACAACAAAATCTGCTCTCCGGTTACAGAGATCTATTtcactaaatgaaaatgaaaataaaatacattatacatacatattgctgcataataataaaaataataataaatttctaaaaattgaaaattaagaaaGTTTACATGCCAATCTCTGATTTGgcaaccattttttttattcattgtatctaaaataaattgtacaactataataattttttttggattatttCGCAATTAATCTCTTATCTCTATTTTGAGTTCTGAAACTTTAAAACTGCAATACTgaacattttaagaatattgacTATTATCGTTTTTTCCTGTAacctttaaagtatttatatattagtataaatgttcatacatatttttattctatttcatatattatgtactttccACGGCAAACATAagatttgtttaaatacataGCTAATACTGCAATATTTCCAGTATctgtatactaataaaaacaaaaatgtcagGTATGAATGAAACCAATGAGACAATAAATGATTGGAgcaatgaaatgaaaaaaaatgaattcattagttcataatattaaaatattattatatcataattttcccaatattttataaattcttggATAatctttagtttttaatttatattattttgctgaTTTCATTTatactcaacatttttttttctcttagaATGTTATGCTAAATATTGACtgtgaattttcaaaattatcattccaAAAAATTGgtgaaagatttttttttaattatcgacaatactttttaaaaattaaagtttccCAGTAAGAATAAAGTAAGTTTCTAGTAACagcttattaaatttatctgcTGTGCAGTATAAATtg
This genomic stretch from Rhopalosiphum maidis isolate BTI-1 chromosome 3, ASM367621v3, whole genome shotgun sequence harbors:
- the LOC113557370 gene encoding U11/U12 small nuclear ribonucleoprotein 35 kDa protein-like, with amino-acid sequence MTFCYKGREEEIPEVKCWYPQTVVYDSIKVGSIDGTDIEPHDNGIIRAINSNYKTSYKAKGNPLHTIFVGRLSLDTTEKDLENEFCRYGKMIALRLVKDIITGLSKRYAFIEYETYKMALNTYLRCKSLILKNSEIFVDFECGRVLPGWKPRRLGGGFGGEKQSGQLRFGGRIRNFRPPLNLVEFKYNRIHHEKSKEIRKSSTTSRSTKRMYSNPVSTTSAPAVISLPLTPPSQPAIVLPLTPPTCSNALLPLTPPSQSIIVLPLTPPLNSTVTLPLTPPSHSTTSLPLTPPSNSIPPS